A region of the Phoenix dactylifera cultivar Barhee BC4 chromosome 10, palm_55x_up_171113_PBpolish2nd_filt_p, whole genome shotgun sequence genome:
agtcctataaattattaatcttataaaaatatattatattattataaaaataatatttttatttatacttatgatatattattatttttttaatactaatattagttttgataagaaaaataaggcacatagaagtaatatattaaataatttcattatatatatataaagtatagtaatatatttctactataatttaaaactaTCATTGattaataatatgataataatatgattaatgatatattatagtataatatatattaaaaatataatatatatacatataatattaatataatatattaacagTACATTGATGTATCAATTTTCTACTGAATTGAAGGGAATTTTTGTCCCCAAATTTCAGCTCCAGATCATTGTGGATGGTGATTTGAAGAGTAGAGATAATTTAAGATCAGTACCATGTAGAATCACCGTGGTGCAACTAAATATAGTGATCTCATCATCTCTATTCACATTCTCCTTAATCTTGAGAAGATCACTCCATACCAAAtgcctataaaaaaaaaatacaggttGCAAAAATTTTTTAGTGCACATGCATGGAAGAACAGGTGCAGCCAACCCCGGTGCGATGTTGAGTATCAAgttacctctttcttctttgttttttttgctaaagaagtTACCTCTTTCTTGGTTGAAGAGCTCGACATACCTGTATTTAGTTTCTTTCTCTGAAACTCTGAAAATTTCCAGCATTTACATGCTGCATGACAAGGTTGATATATATAGCAGCATTGTTATATAATTTTACAAGTTTGAAGTACCAAAAAAGACAAAAGACAATATATTCAACAAAAtcaacttgaaaaaaaaaaaaaactcaaaaaagatCGATAATTGACATTGGAAGACAAGACCAGAAAAGCACTAAATTATTTTCCACCTATAATTCGATCAACTGAGGGGGTATCCTCCACTTGCATGGACTTCCTTGACCCTCCTATCATACtcattttcttcctcctctccattCTCTTGGTTCTCTTGCTTGCCTTCCTCCTGCTCATCTTCCTCGGCCCATCCGAAGCCTGCGACAGGCGTGGAAGTTGGTGGAGCAGTCCTTGCCTCGTCGACGATCTTCATGATCTCCTCGATCTTCTGAAGGGAGTAGGTAGGGGCATCGTTATCCCTCTTGTAGTACGCTGTCTGCCCTGCTTCCGTTAGCTCCCTTGGCAAGTTCTTCAAGAACCATGGGTGATTCCTTATCTCCCTTATCGTTATCCTCTGCGTAAAAGTAGCAAGCCAACTTTGTGATAACAATCTTATGCTTCTCTCAATGGAATTCAAAACTGAAGTTAGTCTAGTTTCCTACTTACCCTGGCTGGATTGGCAACAAAGATTCGGGCGAGGAGTTGCCTGCAATCCTGGGATATGTGCACGAATTCAGGTATTTTGTACTGCACAGACACTATTCTCTGCGATCCAAACAAGCAGTGTATCAAGAAAAATTCTTGCTTCTCATGAATAAGTCAATACTAAAAGATTGAGGATTGGAGGAATTGCCTGAAAGGTCTTCTTAAAATTCTTGGGGTCATCTGGATCCTCAAAGGGATAGCCTCCCACCAGCATCACGTACAGAGTTACTCCGCACGACCATACGTCGGCCAGCTACACCATCACAATATGTATTACTTAAACGGAACATGCACGTACAAAACAATTAAAATTAAACCATATACTTGATATGATTAGAATTAAAGAACTGACCAAAACCCAATACTtgtgaggaaaaaaaattaaatgagaAAGCTACTACGGGCCCCACGAGAAGACCAGCAGTGGGACGACAATGAATACTCCAAAGAAACGTGTCTGCGAGGAAATCACAGCCATCCAATACCACAAAAACATAGTCTTGGAAAGTTCCTCAGGATACCAGAAATTAAACCAAACGACGTAAGAAAGCGGCCACCCACTTTGGAGGCTGGATGCATGCTGCAAAATTTTCCAACTTCGTTGGCGCGTGGGACCCACTGCGCCTACCACGTGGAAGTCGTGTGGTGGCTCGCAGCACGTGCCAGGTATGGGAGCCGGATGGCTGCGCACGCACGAGCGGCGCGGCGCGGCGCGGCGTATCGCGAGCGGGGGCCATGAGGGAATCCGAAACTCGCTAAAAACAGAGGAGAGAGTTGGGGGGAATTACGGAACTGACCTTGCCGTCGTATTCCCGGTGGGCGAGGACTTCCGGGGCAATGTATGCCGGCGTTCCGACGGTTG
Encoded here:
- the LOC103703209 gene encoding serine/threonine-protein kinase SAPK7-like, encoding MEKYELVRDIGSGNFAVARLMRNKETGELVAMKYIPRGQKICENVAREIINHRSLRHPNIIRFKEVVLTPTHLAIVMEYAAGGELFERICNAGRFSEDEARYFFQQLISGVSYCHFMQICHRDLKLENTLLDGNPAPRLKICDFGYSKSSVLHSRPKSTVGTPAYIAPEVLAHREYDGKLADVWSCGVTLYVMLVGGYPFEDPDDPKNFKKTFQRIVSVQYKIPEFVHISQDCRQLLARIFVANPARRITIREIRNHPWFLKNLPRELTEAGQTAYYKRDNDAPTYSLQKIEEIMKIVDEARTAPPTSTPVAGFGWAEEDEQEEGKQENQENGEEEENEYDRRVKEVHASGGYPLS